A DNA window from Paenibacillus andongensis contains the following coding sequences:
- a CDS encoding UDP-N-acetylmuramoyl-L-alanyl-D-glutamate--2,6-diaminopimelate ligase, with translation MKLQELASALLITHIHGDAETEITGIEADSRKIKTGDLFLCIPGLTADGHDYAPKAIALGASALVTERVLDLPIPQLVVKDARYAMAALSAHFYGYPSKELKLIGITGTNGKTTSTYLIEKILRDQGFTTGLMGTIQMKIGDTYTEMERTTQEAVDLQRSFRQMCEQKTDYCIMEVSSHALELGRVKGVHFRSGIFTNLTQDHLDYHKTMDAYAAAKGLLFSRLGNGFSADLKERQYAILNADDAASHTFSKLTAAQVITYGIENECDVRATNIRITAQGTEFQLISFAGEAFFRMKLVGKFNVYNALGSIAAALAEGIPLEAIRNSLENITVVDGRMEVVNEGQDYLVLVDYAHTPDGLENALSTVRDFAEGKVITVFGCGGDRDRTKRPLMGKVTAKYSDYLYVTSDNPRTENPDAILDDIVPGLKEVNYPKEQYELIVDRKKAIQKAIEGAGPKDVILIAGKGHETYQDVMGVKHDFDDRLVAKAAIRGRGR, from the coding sequence ATGAAACTTCAGGAGCTTGCTTCCGCACTGCTCATTACCCACATACATGGAGATGCTGAAACAGAGATTACAGGGATTGAAGCAGACTCTCGCAAAATAAAAACAGGGGATTTGTTTCTATGTATCCCTGGACTGACAGCAGACGGTCACGACTATGCCCCAAAAGCGATTGCGCTTGGGGCTTCTGCGCTTGTAACGGAAAGAGTACTTGACTTGCCAATTCCTCAGCTTGTTGTGAAAGATGCGAGATATGCAATGGCAGCTTTATCAGCCCATTTCTATGGCTATCCGAGCAAAGAACTGAAACTAATTGGCATAACGGGTACGAATGGTAAAACGACATCGACCTATTTGATCGAGAAAATATTGCGAGATCAAGGCTTTACGACGGGACTTATGGGAACGATTCAAATGAAAATAGGTGATACCTATACGGAAATGGAGCGAACAACCCAGGAAGCCGTCGATTTACAGCGAAGCTTCCGCCAGATGTGTGAGCAAAAGACGGATTATTGTATTATGGAAGTGTCCAGCCATGCATTGGAATTAGGTCGAGTGAAGGGCGTTCATTTCCGATCGGGTATTTTCACGAATTTAACACAAGATCATTTAGATTATCACAAAACGATGGATGCTTACGCAGCTGCAAAAGGCCTGCTCTTCTCAAGATTGGGGAATGGTTTCTCAGCCGATCTTAAGGAGCGTCAGTATGCAATTCTAAATGCGGATGATGCTGCTTCGCATACTTTCAGTAAGCTGACCGCCGCACAAGTTATTACATATGGTATAGAGAACGAGTGTGATGTGAGGGCGACAAATATTCGTATTACAGCCCAAGGCACGGAATTTCAGCTTATTTCCTTTGCGGGAGAGGCTTTTTTCAGAATGAAGTTGGTTGGTAAATTCAACGTGTACAATGCTCTTGGGTCCATCGCTGCGGCACTGGCGGAAGGAATTCCACTTGAAGCGATCCGGAATAGTTTAGAAAATATTACGGTAGTAGATGGGCGTATGGAGGTTGTGAATGAGGGACAGGATTACTTAGTTTTGGTTGACTATGCTCATACCCCGGATGGACTAGAGAATGCTCTGTCAACTGTACGAGACTTTGCAGAAGGTAAGGTAATCACTGTGTTTGGCTGCGGAGGTGACCGTGATCGAACGAAGCGTCCCCTTATGGGCAAGGTTACGGCCAAGTATAGTGATTATTTGTATGTGACTTCCGATAATCCGCGTACGGAAAATCCAGATGCCATTCTTGATGATATCGTTCCTGGTCTAAAAGAGGTCAATTACCCAAAAGAACAGTATGAATTAATCGTGGATCGCAAAAAAGCGATACAAAAGGCTATTGAAGGGGCAGGCCCTAAGGATGTAATATTGATAGCGGGAAAAGGCCACGAAACGTATCAGGATGTCATGGGGGTCAAGCATGATTTCGATGATCGATTGGTGGCTAAGGCTGCGATAAGGGGGAGAGGACGATGA